DNA sequence from the Tachysurus fulvidraco isolate hzauxx_2018 chromosome 1, HZAU_PFXX_2.0, whole genome shotgun sequence genome:
AGACCCTGAGGTGGACTGGGTGCAGCAggtcatcaaaattaaaaactcAGCCTAAATTCAGGAGACAAATTAAAGCATCTCTCCCTGAAATTAGCTTTACTTTGCAGAATGCTTCATTTTACCTACACAGTACTTAAAGCAATCTGATATTGTGTGTAACAAGACAAAGCTTCTTCTTCAGTCTGTTTTAtcttctgcacaaataaagcacacatttataactcattattagtgttttatttatttacgagGTTTACAGAAACACGGTTCACACTGAATAATAATCAGGTGCTTCAGCTGGTAGaaggtgtgttaaggtgtgttaaGATGTGCAATAcctcaaacctaactgaactgtaGATGTTTTGTAAAGACAAATGGCTCAAAATACATTTATCCAGaatctatacaaaaaaataagagcCTCTAGattctagaggctgttatttttGCTAAAAATGGCTCTACTAAATACTGATTtacaaatttatgcacctgtctaattttattttgatgcatattgcacattttctgttaatccagtaaacctcatttcactactgaaatattactgtgttctTCGGTTATTTGATAGAGCACAATCATATTGCTGAtgcaaacacccaaatatttataaatgaaaatcatggaaattgtcaggggttcctaaacttttgcatagtAAGAATATccatgaaatgtatcagtcaggatttaggcttcatcatagcacagagacagcactgaTACAGTGGTAAATGACCTGTGGGAAGttgtagcctaatggttaaggcATTAGACTACTgagcagaaggttgtgagttcaaatccctggtccatcaagctgcaactgctgggcccctgagtaaggcccttaaccctcaattgctcagttgtataaagtcACACTGGATAATGGTGTTTGCTAAATACctgttactggcctctgatcagggttgtgtttaTTTGCTGGTGTTACATGACCTTgctgcagcttttgataccattgacaAGGCTATTTTTACTTAATAGGCTAGAACAGGGTTCGGCAAcccgtggctccggagccgcaagtgggtCTTTCATCCCGCTGCtgtggctccctgtagatttggaaaataaatatttaatttaaattcattttattttagttatttttttttttttaaatgtaattccaaattctaagattatgatgctcttgttacattaaaataaaccgtgtttaattttttttgtcacttaaAATGTGCATCATAACCggcgacttgcgaaatccgacacacacagaagtggacggcatttttggtttgctgcagccggcaagttataattttgatgtcatgcagggctgtgaagtgtcactctcaatgcgtgacattCACGCATTTGGgacttttctcacgctctcccaccacacatcgcatttctcacacagaaaaactttttgactatttatcatatatttaccccaagatacttaaactcctctacttgaggcaggagctctccaccaacctgaaggggacaagccaccctttttcggctgagaaccatggcctctgatttggaggtgctgattctcatccccgccgcttcacactcggctgcaaaccatcccagtgcacactgaacccggtcccggataagcggtagaaaatggatggatggatggatggatcatatatttaataagccgcagcgcccaaaatgtatcagtctgcaccgctgtctctatggaaactgGGCAgtaatcaagcgcgtctcagttcttagtcgagcctgacacttatcagccaatcaaaaaagaggctacacaatagccaatcagaaaatagcactatctgggaaagatttaacgcaacagcCAATGAAAAAAATGGGGTTGCGGGGGGTTGGacatgtcacgcttgcctgtcttcaaaacttgagagccctggtcatgaatacgaagatgTCTCAATTAGACATAGAacgttttatttgaaagtaaccttcacccaggcatttttttgttgttgttgttaaagttagttcaaactgttcaaaatatttttgtttgcttgcagaaataaaattttgtttactcggtagcagttcattgatttcgtaaatgcaacacactacagtttttttctatactttccataaaggtaaaaaatgatatatgcagcgttatcttcgttttagatgtcaaatgggttttgtggctctttgagtgtttaaggttgccgacccctgggctagaacatgttgttgatgttaAAGGCACAGCCCTCTCCTGGCTCCAGTCTTATTTGACCGATCGCTCTCAGTAGTATATCTATTTGGTGACTAAACAAACTAAGCTAAGGTTTATAGTCCAGCGCAGAGGGTCACAACTGCATTATTTTCAGACATCACACATCAACACGATTGTCATCTCCATCAGCAGCCATGTCCTCCAGTACTctcctgctgcttctgctggGTCTTTCCTGCCTTCAGAGCTTCACAAAGGCAGATAGTaagattttgtgtattttatcattaaatTAATTCTGTATTCATCTATTGAAGttcattaatgatcattttaaagaataatGTTCACATATTCAAATGAACTTTATCACTTTATGGACTGTAAAAAGATTCTGAATATTCATTTAGATCTTTAAGAATGACTcatggtttttatttaatttcttcttgctcatttttttgttctgtaaatcagcacataaaaattaaaaggtaaatattaaaatgtttgtgcCCAGGTGCAAGTGGAGCAGATTTGTGCTGTTTTGAGTTCCACAAAAGGCCGTTCCCTGCAGGAAACGTTGTTTCTTACGTAGAAACAggaccacactgtacacatcctGGAGTCATGTAAGTTTTCAATCCCtgcttccttatttatttactttttttgaatt
Encoded proteins:
- the LOC125141611 gene encoding C-C motif chemokine 3-like, whose protein sequence is MSSSTLLLLLLGLSCLQSFTKADSASGADLCCFEFHKRPFPAGNVVSYVETGPHCTHPGVILTTKKGYRMCADPEMDWVQQVIKIKNSA